GGGACCTCGTCTAAGCCAGTCACCTCCACGTCGAGCCCCGAGCGCCGGGCCTCGGCCACCAGCTGCGCCATCTCCTTGGCCCCCGGCGCTGCGTTAAGCTCGCGGGTGGACTCGTCCCGCAGGACGCTCAGCAGCCCGCGCATCTGCTGGAGCGAGCTCCTGCCCTGGGCAGAGATCGTCTCGAGCGCCTCGGTGGCCACCTTTGGGTCTTTTGCGGCCGCGAAGCGGGCGCCGTCGGCAAGCGCGATGATGCCGGAAAGGTTGTGCGCGATGATGTCATGCATCTCGCGGGCGATGCGGGTGCGCTCGATGACGCCCGCCATCTCCGCGCGCTCGCGCAGGAGCTCCATGCCCTCCACGCGGCGCCGTTTTTGCACGCCGAGCAGCCAGAAGAAGCCGACGCCCAGCCACGAGCTGCCGATGAAGGCGATGGCCGTGGGCAGCGGCTGGGTCTCCACGGTGCCGACCGTGACGGGCAGCCCACCGGTGACGACGCCGCGCACGGCGAGCAAGTCAACGAGCGCGACGCCTGCCAGCAGGAGCGGTAGCCACACGCGGCGCCACGAGGGCCGCGACCACGCGCTGGCCAGGTAGGTCGCGTACGCGGTGGGGACCATCGCCTCGATGGAACTGCGCAGCTCGAGCGACGCCGTGGACACAAACAGCAGCGCCGCGACCACCCCGATCGCCCCCTCGCGGAAGCGCGGGTGCACCAAGAACGCCGCGGTAACGCCCACGATCACGACGACCCCCAGCCACCCCTGTGCCGCGCTGACGTCGAAAACGCGCGGCAGCACGGAATCGGCGATGACCGCGGCGAGAAACACGATCGCCGCGACCCGCCAGGGGGAACCGAAAACCCCGCGCGGCCACGTCAACGGTGACCGCAGCGGGCGGCTGGAACCCTGAAGAAAACTCATGCCTTCAACCCTAAAGAAGGCACCCGACACGCGGCGTCATCCTGCGGGCTTAAGTCCCCTAGGCTTCGGGGATCCCGCAGGCCACGCCGGTGGAGTGGTGCGGGCAGTAGCCGCCGGGGTTCTTGAACAAGTACTGCTGGTGCTCGTCCTCGGCCAGGTAGTACTCGCCCGCCGGGGTGTCCTTGAGCGGCAGGACCTCGGTGGTGATCTCGCCCAGGCCCGCGGCCTTGAGCTTCGGGGCGTAGTGCGCGATGAGCTCGCGCACGCGCTGGGCCTCCTCCTCGGTCTGCGTGTAGAAGGCCGAGCGATACTGCGTGCCCACGTCGTTGCCCTGGCGGTAGCCCTGGGTGGGGTCGTGCGCCTCCAGCGCCTCGACCACCAGCTCGTCGAAGCTCACCCGTGCTGGGTCGTAGATCACCTCGACCACCTCGACGTGGTTCGTGCGCCCGGTGCACACCTCGCGGTAGGTGGGGTTGGGGGTGATCCCGCCCGCGTACCCCACCGAGGTCGATTCCACGCCGGGGGTCTCCCAATACATCTTCTCCGCGCCCCAGAAGCAGCCGATCCCGACGAGCAGGCTGCGCTGGTGCGGCGCCCACGGCCCCGTGATCGGCGTGCCCAGCACCGCGTGCGGCCGCGGGTTCGCCAGCACCGGCGTCTTGCCGCCGCGCAGCGCCTCGTCCTCGCCCACCAGTTTCGGCGCGGCAAACATCCAACCCATGTGCGTTCCTTTCGTTTTCGTCCACCGTACTCCGCTTCCGCTTGTCGACGGCCAAGGTTTTGATGACGTATCACCTTTTACCGAGCTAGGCGCCGCTTTTACCCCCGAACGGCGCCCCGCGCACGCGCAAAGCGGGTGTTCACTGGTAGCGAAATTGATTCATTCTTTGGAAGTTAGGCCTTGCTACTTTCCGTAATTGACCTATCATGGGTGCCAGTGCGGGGCGGCCGCACAGTTGCCCGCCCACGCGAGATAGCTTCCCTACGAAAGGACACCATATGGCTAAGTACGAACTTCCTGCGCTCGACTACGACTACGACGCGCTCGAGCCTTACATCTCCGCCGAGATCATGGAGCTGCACCACTCCAAGCACCACCAGAACTACGTCAACGGCGCCAACGCCGCTCTGGAGAAGCTTGAGGATGCACGCAAGAACGGCTACGTCGGCGCCGCCGTGACCGCCCTGTCCAAGGACCTGGCCTTCAACCTGGGTGGCCACACCAACCACTCCATCTTCTGGAAGAACCTGTCCCCGAACGGTGGCGGCGAGCCGACCGGCGCCCTGGCTGACGCCATCGCCCGTGACTTCGGTTCCTTCGAGGCCTTCAAGGAGCACTTCTCCGCAGCCGCTCTCGGCCTGCAGGGCTCCGGCTGGGCGGTCCTCGGCTACGACAAGATCGGCGAGCGCCTGGTCATCGAGCAGATGACCGACCAGCAGGGCAACCTGTCCATCGATCTCGAGCCGCTGCTGCTTCTCGACATGTGGGAGCACGCCTTCTACCTCCAGTACAAGAACGTCAAGGCTGACTACGTCAAGGCAGTCTGGAACGTCTTCAACTGGGAGGACGTCGCTGCTCGCTACGAGGCAGCCACCAAGTAATCTCCGATGAGGTGATTTACGCGCCCGGGCGCTGAGGCTTCGGCCTTGGCGCCTTTTGTGCGTTTCCGGGCGTTCAGCCCTCCGCCCCCCGCCAAAATGCGCGCACCTGCGCCCGCGCCGAAAGAAAACGCGCAGGTGGTCAAATCTGAAGCCCCGCAGACGCGCGGCGTTTGGCCCAGCGAAGATTAAGACCAGACCCCCTCACCTCCATCGCGGCGGGGCTCCTCGCCTTCGCCTCGACCCTATAGCCGTAGCTGAAGCCGTGGCCGCCGAACATCCCCAGCCGCAAACAAGCGAATTTTTGACACGTAACCACCCACAAAAGCCCAGGTGGTCAGATGTGCAGCTCATCAAAGATTCGCTTTTTTGCGCGAAGCGCCCCGCGCCCTGCCAACATCCGCGCACCTGCGCCCGCGCCGGACGAAAACGCGCAGGTGGTCAAGCCTGAAGCCCCGCAGACGCGCGGCGTTTGGCAGCGCCCCGCACAAGCACGCCCCACCCGATTACTCGATGGCTGCCAGCGCCTGCTCGATGTCCTCGATGAGGTCCTCGACGTTTTCCAGGCCGATCGACAGGCGAACCAAACCCGGGGTGATGCCCACGGAGGGCAGCTGCTCGTCGGGAACCTGGCGGTGCGTGGTCGACGCCGGGTGTAGCACGCAGGAGCGCGCGTCGGCGACGTGAACCTGGCGGGTGACCAGCTTCAACGCGTCCATGAACTTGGTGCCGGCCTCGCGCCCGCCCTTGATGTCGATGGTCACCACGCCGGAGTTGCCCTTGAGCTGCTTGCGCGCGAGCTCGTAGTACGGGGAGGACTCAAGCCCCGGGTAGCGGACCTCGCTGATCACGTCGGTGCGGGTGGCCAGGTACTCGGCCACCTTTTGCGCGTTCTCGCAGTGGCGCTGCATGCGCACGTCCAGGCTCTCCAGCGAGTTGCTCAGCATGAACGCCGAGTGCGCCGCCGGGTAGGCACCGAAGTCGCGCTGCAGCTGCATGCGCGCCTTGATCACAAACGGCGCGACCGCGTAGTCGCGGGTGTACACCACGCCGTGGTAGGACTCGTCGGGCTCGGTGAAGCCGGGGAACTTGCCGTTCGTGTAGTCGAACTTGCCGGAGTCGATGATCATGCCGCCGACCTGGATGGCGTGTCCGTCTAAGTACTTCGAGGTCGAGTGCACCACGATGTCGGCGCCCAGCTCGATCGGCTTGCACAGCACCGGGGTGGCGAAGGTGTTGTCCACGATGAGCGGCACACCCTGCGCGTGCGCGATGCGCGCGAACTTCTCCACGTCGAGCACGCTCATCGCGGGGTTGGCGAGGATCTCGCCGAACAGCGCCTTGGTGTTCGGCTTGAACGCGGCCGCGATCTCCTCCTCCGGCGCGTCCTGGTCAACGTAGATCACCTCGATGCCGAAGCGCTTGAGCGTGGTGGAAAACAGGTTCGACGAGCCGCCGTAGATCTCCGAGGACGCCACGAAGGAGTCGCCCGCCGAGCACAGGTTCATGATGGTCAGCGCGGTCGCCGCCTGCCCGGAGGAGGTCGCCATCGCCGCTGCGCCGCCCTCGAGGTCGGCCATCTTCTCCTCCACCGCCATGACGGTCGGGTTGGCAAAGCGCGAGTAGATGAGCGCGTGCGTCGGCTCGTCGAAGACCGCGGCGATGTCGTCGGAGGAGTCGAACGTGTAGGTCGTCGACTGGATGATCGGCACCTGGCGCGGGTCCTTGTTGCCTGGCTTGTAGCCGGAGTGGATGAGCTTGGTCTCGTCGTGCATGGCGTCCCTTCTTCGGATCTGGCGGTGTGAATAATATCGATCATAGGCCCGGTGAAACCCGTTACCCCCGCTCATCCGCGTTTTATT
This is a stretch of genomic DNA from Corynebacterium vitaeruminis DSM 20294. It encodes these proteins:
- a CDS encoding sensor histidine kinase; the protein is MSFLQGSSRPLRSPLTWPRGVFGSPWRVAAIVFLAAVIADSVLPRVFDVSAAQGWLGVVVIVGVTAAFLVHPRFREGAIGVVAALLFVSTASLELRSSIEAMVPTAYATYLASAWSRPSWRRVWLPLLLAGVALVDLLAVRGVVTGGLPVTVGTVETQPLPTAIAFIGSSWLGVGFFWLLGVQKRRRVEGMELLRERAEMAGVIERTRIAREMHDIIAHNLSGIIALADGARFAAAKDPKVATEALETISAQGRSSLQQMRGLLSVLRDESTRELNAAPGAKEMAQLVAEARRSGLDVEVTGLDEVPAEAPELVQFTCYRVLQELLTNMLRYSPTKAGRITISGASGRIVLRSENPIAAGTGAGQQGAGYGLRGVRERAQAHGGRMQQAIENGNFVVEVEIPA
- the msrA gene encoding peptide-methionine (S)-S-oxide reductase MsrA, whose protein sequence is MGWMFAAPKLVGEDEALRGGKTPVLANPRPHAVLGTPITGPWAPHQRSLLVGIGCFWGAEKMYWETPGVESTSVGYAGGITPNPTYREVCTGRTNHVEVVEVIYDPARVSFDELVVEALEAHDPTQGYRQGNDVGTQYRSAFYTQTEEEAQRVRELIAHYAPKLKAAGLGEITTEVLPLKDTPAGEYYLAEDEHQQYLFKNPGGYCPHHSTGVACGIPEA
- a CDS encoding O-acetylhomoserine aminocarboxypropyltransferase/cysteine synthase family protein; the encoded protein is MHDETKLIHSGYKPGNKDPRQVPIIQSTTYTFDSSDDIAAVFDEPTHALIYSRFANPTVMAVEEKMADLEGGAAAMATSSGQAATALTIMNLCSAGDSFVASSEIYGGSSNLFSTTLKRFGIEVIYVDQDAPEEEIAAAFKPNTKALFGEILANPAMSVLDVEKFARIAHAQGVPLIVDNTFATPVLCKPIELGADIVVHSTSKYLDGHAIQVGGMIIDSGKFDYTNGKFPGFTEPDESYHGVVYTRDYAVAPFVIKARMQLQRDFGAYPAAHSAFMLSNSLESLDVRMQRHCENAQKVAEYLATRTDVISEVRYPGLESSPYYELARKQLKGNSGVVTIDIKGGREAGTKFMDALKLVTRQVHVADARSCVLHPASTTHRQVPDEQLPSVGITPGLVRLSIGLENVEDLIEDIEQALAAIE
- a CDS encoding superoxide dismutase gives rise to the protein MAKYELPALDYDYDALEPYISAEIMELHHSKHHQNYVNGANAALEKLEDARKNGYVGAAVTALSKDLAFNLGGHTNHSIFWKNLSPNGGGEPTGALADAIARDFGSFEAFKEHFSAAALGLQGSGWAVLGYDKIGERLVIEQMTDQQGNLSIDLEPLLLLDMWEHAFYLQYKNVKADYVKAVWNVFNWEDVAARYEAATK